A window from Candidatus Babeliales bacterium encodes these proteins:
- a CDS encoding DUF4804 domain-containing protein: protein MKKSLFLCALLLTNTSVFNATIEKSVCDRSMHLQSLRCYVSEIYLKLKSAIFKPFSSDKNIVSSNKNIDFQSLIQRSDAFVKRFPTHDNRIKIIAENNASIQASIVNQAKNTYPIMHTKVFQLIQDFLQYKKQQGSIIEKQLYSSMSVHGFIDRLLTKRPLMFMNAHDSYLLKDGTNGHGGFEKIGTTQEKLPLILKDYLSYDEMQIAALIGVSVSTYFINNGNRNNSGIKSTKNDYEQQGIFVGLVGARFEKPGFMEWQHIVVTPGRDIDLQMKKDVLDIWARFYNHKFDTYQQAAKDISNRYISFMHQGQKCFFDTVMYKKRMQLVIEPFLRDAQKRGLHSGKKVYVHATGLGLGVWNIIPNQAQLLVDVYSELIDTMGAHELSQISDINFSYFPSGMYWKNIKNNTYIKIHFSLRNPADILSGADVGKLLVAQYAWDGNSYPGNEYWNGLLTASGDPAAACCSTIAELQNPKINIHVCAKNSLLL, encoded by the coding sequence ATGAAAAAATCGTTATTTTTATGTGCATTGTTGTTAACCAATACATCTGTTTTTAATGCAACAATTGAAAAATCAGTTTGTGATCGATCTATGCATTTGCAGTCTCTGCGATGCTATGTTTCAGAAATATATTTAAAGTTAAAATCTGCGATATTCAAACCATTTTCTTCTGATAAAAATATAGTATCAAGCAATAAAAATATAGACTTTCAAAGTCTTATACAGCGCTCTGATGCCTTCGTGAAACGATTTCCAACGCATGATAATCGCATTAAAATAATAGCTGAAAACAATGCAAGTATACAAGCTAGTATTGTCAATCAAGCAAAAAATACGTATCCAATAATGCATACAAAAGTCTTTCAATTGATTCAGGATTTTTTACAATACAAAAAACAACAAGGCAGTATCATTGAAAAACAATTGTATAGTTCAATGTCGGTACATGGATTTATTGATCGTCTTTTAACGAAACGACCATTAATGTTTATGAATGCACATGATAGCTATTTATTAAAAGATGGAACGAATGGACATGGTGGATTTGAAAAAATAGGCACTACACAAGAAAAATTGCCATTGATTCTTAAGGATTATCTTTCATACGATGAAATGCAGATTGCAGCGCTCATTGGGGTTTCTGTTTCGACATATTTTATTAATAACGGAAATAGAAATAATTCAGGTATTAAATCAACAAAAAATGATTATGAACAACAAGGTATTTTTGTTGGTCTTGTGGGGGCTCGATTTGAAAAGCCAGGATTTATGGAATGGCAACATATTGTTGTAACTCCGGGTAGAGATATTGATTTACAGATGAAAAAAGATGTGCTGGATATATGGGCACGTTTTTATAATCACAAATTTGATACCTATCAACAAGCAGCAAAAGATATATCCAATCGATATATTTCTTTTATGCATCAAGGTCAAAAATGCTTTTTTGATACGGTGATGTACAAAAAACGTATGCAATTGGTTATTGAACCTTTTTTAAGAGATGCTCAAAAACGTGGACTTCATTCAGGCAAAAAAGTATATGTACATGCAACAGGGCTTGGACTTGGTGTTTGGAATATTATACCTAATCAGGCACAATTATTAGTTGATGTATATTCTGAGTTAATTGATACTATGGGAGCTCATGAATTGTCCCAAATTTCAGATATTAATTTCAGTTATTTTCCATCAGGTATGTATTGGAAAAATATAAAAAATAATACATATATTAAAATTCATTTTTCACTCCGAAATCCTGCAGATATTTTGAGCGGTGCAGATGTTGGCAAACTTTTGGTTGCTCAATATGCATGGGATGGTAACTCTTATCCAGGAAATGAGTATTGGAATGGTTTACTTACTGCATCTGGAGATCCAGCTGCAGCATGTTGTAGCACTATTGCTGAACTTCAAAATCCAAAAATAAATATACATGTTTGCGCAAAAAATAGTTTGCTTTTATAA
- a CDS encoding NUDIX domain-containing protein, whose protein sequence is MNNDKNRTKTRIAAYLIGLKDNKILLGKRINTDHLNEHWSLPAGHVFEGESAKNAMIREAYEECGIHLQPNDLKAVGAFHHFSDPYDYANYIFKADLSNHSIINTEPEKCAQLEFFDLKQLPSPIAPYIQYVIEKSALTTEPWIDEINFL, encoded by the coding sequence ATGAACAACGATAAAAACAGAACGAAAACTCGCATAGCCGCTTATTTAATTGGACTCAAAGACAATAAAATATTACTTGGCAAACGTATCAATACTGATCATCTAAATGAACATTGGAGCTTGCCAGCAGGACATGTTTTTGAAGGCGAGTCAGCAAAAAATGCTATGATACGTGAAGCTTATGAAGAATGTGGCATACATTTACAGCCGAATGATCTTAAAGCAGTAGGAGCTTTTCATCATTTTTCAGATCCATACGATTACGCAAACTATATTTTTAAAGCTGATCTATCCAATCATTCGATTATCAATACGGAACCTGAAAAGTGTGCCCAATTAGAATTTTTTGATCTTAAGCAATTACCAAGTCCCATAGCGCCATATATTCAATATGTTATTGAAAAGTCAGCACTTACAACAGAACCATGGATTGATGAAATAAATTTTTTATAA
- a CDS encoding histidine triad nucleotide-binding protein, which translates to MNQDCIFCKIISGQIPSKIIEETDDIIVIKDIQPKALVHYLIIPKKHIANIQSCTSQDQALLGSMLLMAQKLSQSLAGSQEFKLISNNGASVGQSVFHIHMHFLSGSSFQKYEV; encoded by the coding sequence ATGAATCAGGATTGCATTTTTTGCAAAATTATTTCAGGACAAATTCCAAGTAAAATAATTGAAGAAACTGACGATATAATCGTTATCAAAGATATACAGCCAAAAGCGCTTGTCCACTATCTTATAATCCCTAAAAAACATATTGCAAACATTCAATCATGCACGAGTCAGGATCAAGCTCTTTTGGGCTCAATGCTACTCATGGCACAAAAACTTTCTCAAAGTTTAGCCGGATCACAAGAATTTAAACTTATTTCAAACAATGGCGCTTCTGTTGGCCAAAGTGTGTTTCATATTCATATGCACTTTTTGTCGGGCAGCTCGTTTCAAAAATATGAAGTTTAG
- a CDS encoding alpha/beta hydrolase, which yields MKKTVLMFIFLSTISTIHSNNELSQLFDTSILKVPTKVQEILTSHGFQKVCFTTQDNFKICGLFIDQSKKIKIKGTILYCAGFYPGTKEGMASFFALLADKPYNFLFFDARGHQESDGKLLSYQNIKQYGSSEYQDIVAAIDFLNTYNTSNNLTQSIVIHGICSGAFHCMKAVDHLAKTNCTNCYNIKGIIFDSGWLKLVDIVEPTICAEVKHRFKNTYFSWLIRPTCWITKQFYRFTLKSHHQTLDGIEQCMTNASCPIFFIHCLHDPYVPAMPVQKIADQIKHPYSWWIEHESHGTYHLKQQQEFKKRLEEFLNTVME from the coding sequence ATGAAGAAAACAGTTCTTATGTTCATTTTTTTATCAACCATTTCAACAATCCATTCAAACAATGAGTTGTCACAACTTTTCGACACATCAATATTAAAAGTACCTACTAAAGTGCAAGAAATTCTAACATCTCATGGATTTCAAAAAGTTTGTTTTACAACTCAAGATAATTTTAAAATTTGTGGCCTATTTATCGATCAAAGTAAAAAAATAAAAATCAAAGGAACTATCCTTTATTGCGCGGGATTTTACCCAGGAACAAAAGAAGGAATGGCATCTTTCTTCGCACTTCTAGCAGACAAGCCATACAATTTTTTATTTTTTGATGCACGCGGCCACCAAGAAAGCGACGGGAAACTTTTGTCATATCAAAACATTAAACAATACGGATCATCAGAATACCAAGACATAGTTGCTGCAATAGATTTTTTAAATACCTACAACACCAGTAATAACTTAACGCAAAGCATTGTCATTCATGGAATATGCTCTGGGGCTTTTCATTGTATGAAAGCGGTCGATCATCTTGCAAAAACAAACTGCACAAACTGTTACAACATCAAAGGAATTATTTTTGATAGCGGTTGGTTAAAATTGGTTGATATAGTTGAACCAACAATTTGCGCAGAAGTTAAACATAGATTTAAAAACACCTACTTTTCATGGTTGATCAGACCAACCTGCTGGATAACAAAGCAATTTTATCGCTTCACCCTTAAATCACACCATCAAACATTAGACGGAATCGAACAATGCATGACAAATGCTTCGTGTCCTATATTTTTTATCCATTGCTTGCATGATCCATATGTGCCGGCAATGCCAGTTCAAAAGATAGCCGATCAAATCAAACACCCGTATTCATGGTGGATTGAGCATGAAAGTCATGGAACATATCACCTCAAACAGCAACAAGAGTTCAAAAAAAGATTAGAAGAATTTTTAAATACGGTAATGGAGTGA